The following are encoded together in the Lactuca sativa cultivar Salinas chromosome 1, Lsat_Salinas_v11, whole genome shotgun sequence genome:
- the LOC128128260 gene encoding protein DETOXIFICATION 45, chloroplastic-like, which produces MSMVQLQGRDQLLTAQNEMLKALIASSVSKGNYRSVKDITYFVLTIGFVMGVTLAAILGVSFGSIVTLFTKDIRVLAIARTGVLVNSL; this is translated from the exons ATGAGTATGGTACAGTTGCAAGGGCGGGACCAGTTGCTGACAGCACAAAATGAAATGCTCAAG gcGTTGATTGCTAGTTCGGTTTCAAAAGGGAATTATAGATCTGTGAAGGATATCACATACTTCGTGTTGACT aTTGGTTTTGTGATGGGTGTTACTTTGGCTGCAATATTGGGAGTTTCATTTGGTTCCATAGTCACACTGTTCACTAAGGACATTAGAGTATTGGCGATTGCTAGAACCGGGGTTTTGGTAAACTCCCTATAA